A single window of Ignavibacteriota bacterium DNA harbors:
- a CDS encoding TonB-dependent receptor, with translation MPKFNFSKILLFFLCLIITETNFSAFTQNTTQTVRGRVIDQDSNLPLPGANIIILNSNPILGTSTNVDGIFEIENVPLGRHSIKVSFIGYEPRIISNLLVGAGKEVILNVELIESLVSTKEVVIEAEMEKDKPLNEMASISARAFTVEETGRYAASINDPARMALSFAGVSIGSSDAQNLIVIRGNSPMGMLWQIEGIPVSNPNHFAEEGSSGGAVCLISNNMLDNSDFLIGAWPAGFGNAISGVFDINFRNGNSENFEHSSQLGGLGADISSEGPIPFFDGASYLINYRYSTLSLLAAAGINIVDKDKGRPDYQDLSYKIYIPSKTFGLISIWGIGGISNSEYKSEISRGLTYDNKEYFFLDEEGEKTSSDIGILGLTHTYFTDNQSFIKSALTYNGEKLNNNEDGIIESKVCKINTNDFTKSKFSFSSLYNRKVNASFSFKTGVIIDYLDFSTKSSEYNNDVGKFYTNVDATGNSIFYQAYFQSKYKINNGLNIFTGLHSTLFKLNNKSTIEPRFSLNWNITKFGSLTIGYGLHSQMHPLSLYLMNFTNENGETFQFNKSLDFSKAEHFGISYDNLFFDNWRVKLELYFQDLYNIPIAKDTSNTNYSSEFLKSFSALNIISSLDFVELVNNGTGKNYGTELTIEKFLESGWYFLYTVSIYHSKYTALDGIERNTRFNGNYTLNLLAGKEIIIGANNILGINTRIIWAGGKRVNPVKSPEPQFDDLGNPIIDPITGNQIFEIKDDYTQAFSKQLNSYFRIDLGISYRLNYENTAHIFSFDIQNLTNRKNIRKIDKYDVVSGQYIYKYQAGIIPTVNYRFEF, from the coding sequence ATGCCAAAATTTAATTTTAGTAAAATATTGCTTTTCTTCCTTTGTTTAATAATTACAGAAACAAATTTTTCCGCTTTTACTCAGAACACAACTCAAACTGTTCGCGGCAGGGTAATTGACCAAGATTCAAATTTACCACTTCCGGGAGCAAATATTATTATTTTAAACTCCAATCCGATATTAGGAACATCCACAAACGTAGACGGAATATTTGAAATTGAAAATGTACCATTAGGAAGACATTCAATAAAAGTTTCCTTTATTGGTTATGAGCCAAGAATTATTTCCAACTTACTTGTTGGTGCGGGAAAAGAAGTTATTCTAAATGTTGAATTAATTGAATCTTTGGTTTCTACGAAAGAGGTTGTAATTGAAGCCGAAATGGAGAAAGATAAGCCGTTAAATGAAATGGCCTCTATAAGTGCTCGTGCATTCACTGTTGAAGAAACAGGTCGCTATGCAGCAAGTATTAATGATCCGGCAAGAATGGCATTGTCATTTGCAGGAGTATCAATCGGCAGTTCAGACGCACAAAATCTAATTGTCATTCGCGGTAATTCACCAATGGGTATGCTATGGCAAATTGAGGGAATTCCGGTATCAAATCCAAATCATTTTGCTGAAGAAGGAAGTTCCGGCGGTGCAGTTTGTTTAATAAGTAATAACATGCTTGATAATTCTGATTTCTTGATTGGTGCTTGGCCCGCAGGTTTTGGTAATGCAATATCCGGTGTTTTTGATATAAACTTTCGTAACGGCAATTCGGAAAATTTTGAACACTCTTCACAGTTAGGCGGACTTGGTGCAGACATTTCTTCGGAGGGACCTATTCCATTTTTTGATGGGGCTTCTTACTTAATTAATTATCGTTATTCAACTCTATCTCTTTTAGCTGCAGCTGGAATTAATATTGTAGATAAAGATAAAGGCAGACCGGATTATCAAGATTTATCATATAAAATTTATATTCCCTCAAAAACCTTTGGGTTAATTTCAATTTGGGGAATTGGAGGAATAAGTAATAGCGAGTACAAATCTGAAATTAGTCGAGGACTTACTTATGATAACAAAGAATATTTTTTTCTAGACGAAGAAGGAGAGAAAACAAGTTCGGATATTGGGATTTTAGGATTAACACATACATATTTTACAGATAACCAAAGTTTTATCAAATCGGCATTAACGTATAACGGTGAAAAGTTAAATAATAACGAAGACGGAATTATTGAAAGCAAAGTTTGTAAAATCAATACAAATGATTTTACAAAAAGTAAATTTTCATTTTCTTCATTATATAACAGAAAAGTTAACGCAAGTTTTTCATTTAAAACAGGAGTTATAATTGATTACCTTGATTTTAGTACAAAATCTTCAGAGTACAATAATGATGTAGGTAAATTTTATACAAATGTTGATGCAACTGGAAACAGTATTTTTTATCAGGCATATTTTCAATCAAAATATAAAATAAATAATGGTTTAAATATTTTTACAGGTTTACACAGCACACTTTTCAAGCTTAACAACAAGTCAACTATTGAACCAAGATTTTCATTAAACTGGAATATTACAAAGTTTGGATCTCTAACAATTGGCTACGGTTTACATAGTCAAATGCATCCGTTATCATTATATTTAATGAACTTTACGAATGAAAATGGTGAAACTTTTCAGTTTAATAAAAGTCTCGATTTTTCAAAGGCTGAACATTTTGGCATTTCTTATGATAATCTTTTCTTTGATAATTGGCGCGTTAAACTTGAATTATATTTTCAAGATTTATATAATATTCCAATTGCTAAAGATACATCAAACACTAATTATTCTTCTGAATTTCTGAAATCCTTTTCAGCACTAAATATTATTTCAAGCTTGGATTTTGTCGAATTGGTAAATAATGGTACTGGAAAAAATTATGGAACAGAATTAACAATTGAGAAATTTCTTGAAAGTGGATGGTATTTTTTATATACAGTTTCGATTTACCATTCAAAGTATACAGCATTAGATGGAATAGAAAGAAATACTCGATTTAACGGCAATTACACTTTAAATCTTCTAGCAGGAAAAGAAATTATTATTGGAGCAAATAATATATTAGGAATTAACACTCGAATTATTTGGGCTGGAGGAAAGCGAGTTAATCCAGTAAAAAGTCCCGAACCTCAATTTGATGACTTAGGAAATCCAATAATTGATCCAATAACCGGTAATCAAATTTTTGAAATAAAAGATGATTACACCCAAGCATTTTCAAAACAATTAAATTCCTATTTTCGTATAGATCTTGGAATTAGTTATAGATTAAATTATGAAAATACAGCACATATTTTTTCTTTCGATATCCAGAATTTAACAAATAGAAAAAATATTCGTAAAATAGATAAATACGATGTTGTTTCTGGACAGTATATTTATAAATACCAAGCTGGAATAATACCGACAGTAAATTACCGATTCGAATTTTAA
- a CDS encoding OmpA family protein, which translates to MKIINLFTYKFKILFLLPIVLVFFSSINYAQIDLNKVLKKSKNKAEKKIEKRIEDNIDKGVDKTLDGVEDGIDKAGNDGDVEDADENQNNSDENVHAKENNKSTPKENVKPKLNWNKYDFVPGTEIIFEDNQENEQNGEFPSKWDLVEGSYENANVDGNNIIICRKSNANGGGGIVPLIKNSSEDYLPDEFTVEFDAFFPDNHLKYYVFFADYKNQKNIYKNSSNNSYNKFVRVEQNAADGKDIEKIFLQGTNYVDNDPTWRHVAISFNKRALKVYLDDTRLLNIPNVDFNPTGIGLSSHNTSGKVVGYLRNIRIAKGAVPLYDKFLTDGKFVTTGIKFDVNKSTIKPESMGTINYVVKMMQDHPELKFSVEGHTDSDGNEDTNLKLSDERAKSVVTKMIELGISTDRLTSKGLGEGKPFTSNDSTEGKAQNRRVEFVKI; encoded by the coding sequence ATGAAAATTATAAATTTATTTACTTACAAATTTAAAATATTATTTCTTTTGCCAATTGTGTTGGTATTTTTTTCTTCTATAAATTATGCCCAAATTGATTTGAACAAAGTTTTAAAAAAATCAAAAAATAAAGCTGAAAAGAAAATAGAAAAACGAATTGAAGATAATATTGATAAAGGTGTTGATAAAACTTTGGATGGTGTTGAAGATGGAATTGATAAAGCAGGAAACGATGGTGATGTAGAGGATGCAGATGAAAATCAAAATAATAGTGATGAAAATGTACATGCCAAAGAAAATAACAAATCAACTCCAAAAGAAAATGTAAAGCCTAAGCTAAATTGGAATAAATATGATTTTGTTCCCGGAACTGAAATTATTTTTGAAGACAACCAAGAAAATGAACAGAATGGCGAGTTTCCATCAAAGTGGGATTTGGTTGAAGGATCATACGAAAATGCAAATGTTGACGGCAATAATATTATAATCTGCAGAAAATCAAATGCAAATGGCGGCGGTGGAATTGTTCCGCTTATAAAAAATAGTTCCGAAGATTATCTTCCGGATGAATTTACAGTTGAATTCGATGCTTTTTTCCCGGATAATCATTTGAAATATTATGTGTTTTTTGCTGATTACAAAAACCAAAAAAATATTTATAAAAATTCTAGTAATAATTCTTATAATAAATTTGTGAGAGTTGAACAAAATGCTGCTGACGGAAAAGATATAGAGAAAATATTTTTACAGGGAACAAATTATGTTGATAATGATCCAACTTGGCGGCACGTTGCTATTTCTTTTAACAAACGAGCATTAAAAGTCTATTTGGATGATACTAGATTGTTAAATATTCCAAATGTTGATTTTAATCCAACTGGTATTGGACTTTCTTCACATAATACAAGCGGTAAAGTTGTCGGTTATTTAAGAAATATTAGAATTGCAAAAGGCGCTGTTCCACTTTATGATAAATTTTTAACTGACGGAAAATTTGTAACAACCGGAATTAAATTTGATGTTAATAAATCAACTATTAAACCCGAAAGCATGGGGACAATAAATTATGTTGTAAAAATGATGCAAGATCATCCCGAATTGAAATTTTCTGTTGAAGGTCATACGGATAGCGATGGAAACGAAGATACTAATCTTAAACTTTCCGATGAGCGCGCAAAATCTGTTGTAACTAAAATGATTGAATTGGGAATTTCAACCGATCGATTAACCTCAAAAGGATTGGGAGAAGGCAAACCATTTACAAGCAATGATTCAACTGAAGGTAAAGCACAAAACAGAAGAGTTGAATTTGTGAAAATTTGA
- a CDS encoding TfoX/Sxy family protein: MAYNEKLADKLRFALSEIPNVEEKKMFGGLAFLINDKMCINVSSDNLMCRYDVNMEDVISKKKGFEKVIMNGKLFKGYCYVKPEGFKTKKDFDFWIDLCLKFNDKAKSSKR, translated from the coding sequence ATGGCTTACAATGAAAAATTAGCTGATAAATTAAGATTTGCTCTTTCTGAAATTCCGAATGTTGAAGAGAAAAAAATGTTCGGAGGATTAGCGTTCTTGATAAATGATAAAATGTGCATAAATGTTAGCAGTGATAATTTAATGTGCAGATATGATGTAAATATGGAAGATGTAATTTCAAAGAAAAAAGGATTTGAAAAAGTTATTATGAACGGAAAATTATTTAAAGGATATTGTTACGTTAAACCGGAAGGATTTAAAACTAAAAAGGACTTTGATTTTTGGATAGATTTGTGTCTGAAATTTAATGATAAAGCAAAGTCTTCAAAAAGGTAA
- a CDS encoding DNA polymerase II, whose product MNNNNNNPFEINAFLFTDEWNDFSNKNSLIFYGTSNSGTVKLVFKNRPVLFIERNSFNTELPFPHLRKKVDMKSFAFSEVDAIYFNTQIDLLKSEEFFRSKNVRTYESDVIPTRRFLMEKGINAQVNISGNFIKQNDVMIFENPKISPTQFNPNFKIASIDIETKTENNSIISYAIHQTENNVEKRIVRILGKEKTQLSDYIFQHSTEKELLEKFVLDINKFDPDIIIGWNVLGFDLKILESRSQINNVKFTIGRDNSISKIIQKTSGNYFAKISGRVVLDGPTTLRSAFFTFEDYKLETVSQELLGKGKTIESNSNKVDEINYLFENDKLQLAVYNLTDCILVSEIFAKVGIIDQLVTRSKLSGLFIDQLGQMTAAFDHFYLPKLHKNGFVAPNVKDIEIGHHSAGGYVFDPLPGIYKNVFVLDFKSLYPSIIETFKIDPLSRLLHDVNSLQTPNKIKFSRTKHILPNFIEELMSHRENAKKNNDKNLSQAIKILMNSFYGVMGSYGCRFYHPNLPDAITGIGQWLLQQSKIFLENENIKVLYGDTDSLFVNYLNEDEDPVAFGKNLAEQLNKYWNERLLNEFELNSYLEIEFEKHYSKFILTSMRNKEGGAKKRYAGLIEKDKIDFVGMEFVRSDWTKLAKVFQHDLYLKIFNDDDYETWTKNFVNDLLLGKFNSNLIYKKRLRKNSDDYTKSQPPHVKAARMIYQERGTVNYIITKRGPIPVELNPIDFDYQHYIEKQLKPIADSVLMLFGKSFDSIMHAKQMDLF is encoded by the coding sequence ATGAACAATAATAATAATAATCCATTTGAGATAAATGCGTTTCTTTTTACCGATGAATGGAATGATTTTAGCAATAAAAATTCTCTTATTTTCTATGGAACTTCAAATTCCGGAACCGTTAAATTAGTATTTAAAAATCGCCCCGTTCTTTTTATTGAACGAAATTCATTTAATACTGAATTGCCTTTTCCGCATTTGCGAAAAAAAGTGGATATGAAAAGTTTTGCGTTTAGCGAAGTAGATGCAATTTACTTTAATACGCAAATCGATCTGCTTAAATCTGAGGAATTTTTCCGATCGAAAAATGTAAGAACTTACGAAAGCGACGTAATTCCAACACGAAGATTTTTAATGGAGAAAGGAATAAATGCTCAAGTTAATATTTCAGGTAATTTTATAAAACAAAATGACGTAATGATATTTGAAAATCCAAAAATTTCGCCGACACAATTTAATCCAAATTTTAAAATTGCTTCAATTGATATAGAAACAAAAACTGAAAACAATTCTATTATTTCGTACGCAATTCATCAAACCGAAAACAATGTTGAGAAAAGAATAGTTAGAATTTTAGGCAAAGAAAAGACTCAACTAAGTGATTACATTTTTCAGCATTCAACGGAAAAGGAGCTGTTGGAAAAATTCGTTTTGGATATAAATAAATTTGATCCCGATATAATTATAGGCTGGAATGTCCTTGGCTTTGATTTAAAAATTTTAGAAAGTCGTTCACAAATAAATAACGTAAAATTTACAATTGGAAGAGATAATTCAATCTCCAAAATCATTCAAAAAACAAGCGGAAATTATTTTGCCAAAATATCCGGGCGAGTTGTTTTGGATGGTCCGACAACTTTGCGTTCCGCTTTTTTCACATTTGAAGATTACAAATTGGAAACCGTTTCGCAGGAATTATTGGGCAAAGGAAAAACAATTGAAAGTAATTCCAATAAAGTTGATGAAATTAATTATCTGTTCGAAAATGATAAATTACAATTAGCGGTTTATAATTTAACCGACTGTATTTTAGTCTCGGAAATTTTTGCCAAAGTTGGAATTATTGATCAGTTGGTAACAAGAAGTAAATTATCGGGTTTGTTCATTGATCAATTGGGACAAATGACCGCTGCATTTGACCATTTTTATCTGCCTAAACTGCATAAAAACGGTTTTGTAGCGCCAAATGTAAAAGATATTGAAATTGGTCATCATTCCGCGGGCGGTTATGTTTTTGATCCATTGCCGGGAATTTATAAAAATGTTTTTGTTTTGGATTTTAAAAGTCTATATCCGTCAATAATTGAGACTTTCAAAATTGATCCTCTTTCAAGATTATTACACGATGTGAATAGTTTACAAACTCCAAACAAAATCAAATTTTCCAGAACAAAGCATATTCTTCCAAATTTTATAGAAGAATTAATGTCGCACAGGGAAAACGCAAAAAAGAACAACGACAAAAATCTTTCTCAGGCAATAAAGATTTTAATGAATAGTTTTTACGGTGTAATGGGTTCTTACGGATGCAGATTCTACCATCCCAATTTACCAGACGCTATTACAGGAATCGGGCAGTGGCTTTTACAGCAAAGTAAAATATTTTTGGAAAATGAAAATATTAAAGTCCTTTATGGCGATACAGATTCTTTATTTGTTAACTATTTGAACGAAGATGAAGATCCAGTTGCATTTGGAAAAAATCTTGCAGAACAATTAAATAAATATTGGAATGAAAGGCTATTGAATGAATTTGAATTAAACTCCTACTTAGAAATTGAATTTGAAAAACATTATTCAAAGTTTATTTTAACTTCTATGCGAAACAAAGAAGGCGGAGCCAAGAAACGATACGCTGGCTTAATCGAAAAGGATAAAATTGATTTCGTTGGAATGGAATTCGTTCGCTCTGATTGGACTAAATTAGCTAAAGTATTTCAGCATGATCTTTACCTGAAAATATTTAATGACGATGACTATGAAACTTGGACAAAAAATTTTGTTAACGATCTTCTATTAGGAAAATTTAATTCCAATTTGATTTATAAAAAAAGATTGAGAAAAAACTCAGATGATTACACTAAATCTCAGCCTCCGCATGTTAAAGCGGCAAGAATGATATATCAAGAACGCGGAACCGTAAATTATATAATTACAAAACGCGGACCTATTCCGGTTGAACTAAATCCAATTGATTTTGATTATCAGCATTATATTGAAAAGCAGTTAAAACCAATTGCCGATTCAGTTTTAATGTTATTCGGAAAATCATTTGATTCAATTATGCACGCAAAACAAATGGATTTATTTTAA
- a CDS encoding STAS/SEC14 domain-containing protein codes for MKLPENINLIKGEIADYYLNNDGILISYSKSIKRTVKNISVNVELVKKITGNKKVPLLIYLTNSPVPDKATRKFSTEQLPNVYIAMAMVSKPGLSQFIMNILFRFQKPPIPIKSFTDDKLAEEWLKQFI; via the coding sequence ATGAAACTTCCCGAAAACATAAATTTAATAAAAGGTGAAATTGCGGATTATTATCTAAATAATGACGGAATCCTAATTTCCTATTCTAAAAGCATAAAAAGAACTGTTAAAAATATATCCGTAAATGTTGAGTTAGTTAAAAAGATAACGGGGAACAAAAAAGTTCCCCTTTTAATTTACTTAACAAATTCACCGGTGCCTGATAAAGCAACCCGAAAATTTTCGACTGAACAATTGCCGAATGTTTATATAGCAATGGCAATGGTATCAAAACCGGGTTTATCGCAATTTATAATGAATATATTATTTAGATTTCAAAAACCGCCTATTCCAATTAAATCTTTTACAGATGATAAATTAGCGGAAGAATGGCTTAAGCAATTTATTTAA
- a CDS encoding VOC family protein has protein sequence MATVNLYITFNGNCRDAFNFYKTVFGGEFHNINTFGEMPPQEGMPPIPENAKNKIMHISLPISKETFLMGSDMVDWSPTVTFGNNFTISVSAESKDEADKIFNELAKGGNISMPLQNTFWGAYFGMLTDKFGINWMMSCELK, from the coding sequence ATGGCAACAGTAAATTTATATATAACATTCAACGGGAACTGCAGAGATGCGTTCAACTTTTATAAAACAGTTTTCGGAGGTGAATTTCATAATATAAACACTTTTGGTGAAATGCCGCCGCAAGAAGGAATGCCGCCAATTCCAGAAAACGCGAAAAATAAAATAATGCATATTTCTCTGCCAATCAGTAAAGAAACATTTTTAATGGGAAGCGATATGGTTGATTGGTCACCCACAGTTACTTTCGGAAATAATTTTACTATTTCGGTAAGTGCAGAAAGTAAAGACGAAGCCGATAAAATATTTAATGAACTGGCAAAAGGCGGAAATATTTCTATGCCTTTACAAAATACTTTTTGGGGTGCTTATTTTGGCATGTTAACCGATAAATTCGGAATAAATTGGATGATGAGCTGTGAATTAAAATAA